In a single window of the Prevotella melaninogenica genome:
- the nrfH gene encoding cytochrome c nitrite reductase small subunit, producing the protein MKLKTISTKLKSMIDKFLSCISYRQKVTLSILCGVIVGLTGLFFYLLRMHTYIIGDDPAACINCHIMSPYYATWSHSAHARNTTCNDCHVPNDNVAAHYAFKGMDGMKHVAYFVTFNESQTIQAESASAEVIMDNCIRCHKQLNQEFVNTGRIDYMEAQRGEGKACWDCHRDVAHMKMNSLSSTPGAEYVEPMPPSPVPDWLQKMLGKKK; encoded by the coding sequence ATGAAACTAAAAACCATATCTACCAAATTGAAAAGTATGATAGATAAGTTTCTATCATGCATCTCATATCGGCAAAAGGTTACATTATCTATTTTGTGCGGTGTGATAGTAGGATTAACAGGGTTATTCTTTTATCTTCTACGTATGCATACCTATATAATAGGTGATGACCCAGCGGCATGTATTAATTGCCATATCATGTCACCTTATTATGCTACGTGGTCACACTCTGCACATGCTCGAAACACCACATGTAATGATTGTCACGTTCCTAATGATAACGTTGCTGCACACTATGCTTTTAAAGGTATGGATGGTATGAAGCATGTTGCTTATTTTGTTACATTCAATGAATCGCAAACTATTCAGGCAGAATCAGCATCGGCAGAAGTGATAATGGATAACTGTATCCGCTGCCATAAACAATTAAATCAAGAGTTTGTTAATACTGGCAGAATAGATTACATGGAGGCTCAGAGAGGTGAGGGTAAGGCCTGCTGGGATTGTCATCGTGATGTAGCACACATGAAAATGAATTCTCTCTCAAGTACTCCTGGTGCAGAGTATGTGGAACCAATGCCACCTTCTCCTGTTCCAGATTGGTTGCAAAAAATGTTAGGAAAGAAAAAATAA
- the nrfA gene encoding ammonia-forming cytochrome c nitrite reductase, translating into MAKTLKKWQGWLLFGGAMVLVFILGLLCSSMLERRAEIVSVFNNRRTPMTDSIVSQNEKFAADFPREYQTWAMTEDTSFVSKYNSSQEVDVLAERPEMVILWAGYSFSRGYNTPRGHRHCIDDLRKIMRTGSPGVDGQDDIQPGTCWTCKGPDVPRLMREKGTDKFYAAKWSDWGPEVMNTVGCSDCHDARTMELRPARPALYEAWARVGKDVRKASHQEMRSLVCAQCHTEYYFEKENGNKLHFPQEKGMTCEAAEEHFDSIGFYDYINPLSKAKILKAQHPGYELFLQGIHGQRGVSCADCHMPYISEGGVKYTDHHITSPLANIERTCQTCHRQDAETLRQNVYERQQKIYDFRTNVERELAAAHIEAKFAWEKGATEAEMEPVLKDLRKGQWRWDYAVASHGASFHAPQEVMRILASAMEYAKDARLQIARVVARHGFTGQIPMPDISTKAKAQSYIGLDMPKLNSQKKKFLDTIVPKWIEQARKNKRFITKPM; encoded by the coding sequence ATGGCAAAGACATTAAAGAAATGGCAAGGCTGGCTACTCTTTGGAGGAGCAATGGTTCTCGTGTTCATTCTTGGACTGCTCTGTTCTTCAATGCTTGAAAGAAGAGCTGAGATTGTAAGTGTGTTCAACAACAGACGTACACCGATGACTGACTCCATTGTATCTCAGAATGAGAAATTTGCAGCTGATTTCCCACGTGAATATCAGACGTGGGCAATGACAGAAGACACAAGTTTCGTGAGTAAGTACAATTCTTCCCAGGAAGTAGATGTACTGGCTGAGAGACCCGAAATGGTTATCCTATGGGCTGGCTATTCTTTCTCAAGAGGGTATAATACACCACGTGGACACCGTCATTGTATTGATGACTTACGTAAGATTATGCGTACAGGAAGTCCAGGTGTTGATGGACAAGATGACATACAGCCAGGAACCTGTTGGACCTGCAAGGGTCCTGATGTTCCACGTCTAATGCGTGAGAAAGGAACTGATAAATTCTATGCTGCCAAGTGGAGCGACTGGGGACCAGAGGTCATGAACACCGTCGGTTGCTCAGACTGCCATGATGCAAGGACGATGGAGCTACGTCCCGCTCGTCCTGCTCTCTATGAGGCATGGGCTCGTGTCGGTAAAGACGTGAGAAAAGCCAGTCATCAGGAGATGCGTAGCCTGGTTTGCGCACAGTGCCACACGGAATACTATTTCGAAAAGGAGAATGGTAACAAACTTCATTTCCCTCAAGAAAAGGGTATGACGTGTGAGGCAGCAGAGGAACATTTCGACAGTATTGGCTTCTACGATTACATCAATCCACTCTCAAAGGCTAAGATTCTCAAGGCACAGCATCCTGGTTATGAGTTGTTCTTACAAGGAATTCATGGACAACGTGGCGTTTCATGTGCTGATTGTCACATGCCTTACATTTCTGAAGGTGGCGTGAAGTATACTGACCACCATATCACAAGCCCATTGGCAAACATCGAACGTACTTGCCAGACTTGTCACCGTCAAGATGCAGAAACACTTCGTCAGAATGTATATGAGCGTCAACAGAAGATTTATGACTTCCGTACTAACGTTGAAAGAGAGCTTGCTGCAGCACATATCGAGGCTAAGTTTGCATGGGAAAAGGGCGCAACTGAGGCTGAGATGGAGCCTGTTTTGAAAGATCTTCGTAAGGGTCAGTGGCGTTGGGACTATGCTGTAGCCAGCCACGGTGCATCTTTCCATGCTCCACAGGAAGTTATGCGAATCCTCGCCAGTGCAATGGAATATGCTAAAGATGCTCGTCTGCAGATAGCACGTGTTGTCGCTCGTCATGGATTTACAGGACAAATTCCTATGCCTGATATTTCTACCAAGGCTAAGGCTCAGTCTTACATTGGTTTGGATATGCCTAAACTCAACTCGCAGAAGAAGAAGTTCCTCGATACTATCGTTCCGAAATGGATTGAGCAAGCAAGAAAGAACAAACGGTTTATTACTAAACCTATGTAA
- a CDS encoding cytochrome c biogenesis protein ResB, producing MWNKPYTLREGTAIVVGLLVTGGLLQVTIGPLEWGVFAWPANIITLILLVLALIIVYALRKRSYFCRFMSTMQAAIPAIATAAILTLLMGLTKQVAEGKAPIDPLGLTKMLNFWPFVLVYLWMTAIVGEVTLNQIVHFSWRRLPTLTSHVGLFLVLTCGTLGSADMLRVKMFCEQGQVEWRGLDTFSAVHHLPVAIQLEKFTIDEYPPKLMLIDNMGLPLPKGKPENILLDKNVKSGQLLDCKIEILKRIDNAMPVMLSKMVGKMPGGMMSNIRMDSLGLARNKDGYIASDATGTACAILVKVTTGNAPYKGVQHSYTGWLTCGSYLFPYQSLKLSDGRRLVMPNREPRRFASLVDIYTQDGKNIHTEIEVNKPFSIDGWKIYQLSYNEQMGKWSNLSIFEIVTDPWMPVVYVGIFMLLFGAVGMFLTASRKKEVKL from the coding sequence ATGTGGAATAAACCTTATACACTTAGAGAAGGTACAGCAATAGTCGTTGGTTTATTGGTTACAGGTGGATTATTACAGGTAACAATAGGTCCCTTAGAGTGGGGTGTCTTTGCTTGGCCAGCCAACATTATTACATTAATCTTACTCGTACTGGCACTTATCATAGTCTACGCACTTCGTAAGCGGTCTTATTTCTGTCGTTTCATGTCAACCATGCAAGCGGCGATTCCAGCTATTGCTACAGCTGCAATACTAACTCTTCTTATGGGACTTACCAAACAAGTGGCAGAGGGGAAAGCTCCTATAGACCCACTTGGTCTAACAAAGATGCTTAATTTCTGGCCATTTGTCCTTGTTTACTTATGGATGACAGCCATTGTTGGTGAAGTAACTTTGAATCAAATAGTACATTTCTCTTGGCGTCGCTTGCCAACACTAACGAGTCATGTCGGACTGTTCCTTGTTCTTACATGCGGTACACTTGGTAGTGCAGATATGCTTCGAGTAAAGATGTTTTGCGAGCAAGGGCAGGTAGAGTGGCGTGGTCTTGATACTTTTAGTGCCGTTCATCACCTCCCTGTTGCAATTCAACTGGAGAAGTTTACCATTGATGAATATCCACCTAAGCTCATGCTTATTGATAATATGGGGCTTCCACTTCCTAAGGGAAAGCCAGAGAATATTCTTTTAGATAAGAATGTAAAGTCTGGTCAACTGTTAGATTGTAAGATTGAGATTCTCAAGCGCATTGATAATGCTATGCCAGTTATGCTTAGTAAGATGGTTGGTAAGATGCCTGGTGGTATGATGAGCAATATCCGTATGGACTCTTTAGGACTGGCACGTAATAAGGATGGCTATATAGCTTCGGATGCAACAGGTACAGCTTGTGCGATATTGGTGAAGGTCACTACTGGCAATGCACCCTACAAGGGTGTGCAGCATAGCTACACGGGTTGGCTCACTTGTGGAAGCTATCTTTTCCCTTATCAGTCTTTGAAACTTAGTGATGGTAGAAGATTGGTTATGCCAAATCGTGAGCCACGTCGTTTCGCTTCACTCGTTGACATCTATACGCAGGATGGAAAGAATATTCACACTGAGATAGAGGTTAATAAGCCTTTTAGTATTGATGGGTGGAAAATCTATCAGCTAAGTTACAATGAACAAATGGGCAAGTGGAGTAATCTAAGTATCTTTGAGATTGTAACAGACCCTTGGATGCCAGTTGTCTATGTAGGTATATTCATGTTGTTATTTGGAGCTGTTGGAATGTTCCTGACAGCAAGTCGTAAGAAGGAGGTTAAGCTATGA
- the ccsA gene encoding cytochrome c biogenesis protein CcsA gives MIWSYFIIFAVVSVVLWAIGAWAAWRNRRILTFGATGLGLAIFFAYILIMWITLERPPLRTMGETRLWYSFFLPLAGIIVFSRWQYKWILSFSTLLATVFVCVNIFKPEIHSKTLMPALQSPWFAPHVIVYMMAYALLGAAVVMSVYLLFFKKGTDTDKEMEITDNLAYVGLSFMTLGMLMGALWAKEAWGHYWSWDPKETWAAITWLAYLVYVHYRQYRPRTVRPALWVLIVAFVLLQMCWWGINYLPSAQGVSVHTYNLS, from the coding sequence ATGATTTGGAGTTATTTTATCATATTTGCAGTTGTATCAGTAGTTTTATGGGCTATAGGTGCATGGGCTGCATGGCGTAACCGTCGCATCTTAACGTTTGGTGCAACAGGGCTTGGACTTGCGATTTTCTTTGCCTACATTCTTATTATGTGGATAACACTGGAACGTCCACCACTCCGAACGATGGGAGAAACACGCCTATGGTACAGTTTCTTCCTGCCTTTAGCTGGTATTATTGTCTTTAGTCGCTGGCAGTATAAGTGGATATTAAGCTTCTCAACACTTCTTGCAACAGTGTTTGTATGCGTTAATATCTTCAAGCCTGAGATTCATTCCAAGACGCTTATGCCTGCCTTGCAGAGTCCATGGTTTGCTCCTCATGTAATTGTGTATATGATGGCATACGCACTTTTGGGTGCAGCAGTAGTCATGTCGGTCTATCTTCTTTTCTTTAAGAAGGGAACTGATACAGATAAAGAGATGGAGATAACTGATAATCTTGCCTACGTTGGACTGTCATTTATGACACTTGGTATGCTTATGGGTGCTTTATGGGCAAAGGAAGCATGGGGACATTACTGGTCATGGGACCCAAAAGAAACATGGGCAGCAATCACATGGCTGGCGTATTTAGTATATGTTCACTATCGTCAGTACCGTCCACGAACAGTTCGGCCAGCCTTATGGGTACTCATCGTTGCCTTTGTGTTGCTACAGATGTGTTGGTGGGGAATCAATTACCTACCATCAGCGCAAGGTGTAAGCGTACATACATATAATTTGAGTTAA
- the pncB gene encoding nicotinate phosphoribosyltransferase — MRQIINHFTDDDLYKLTMCCAVIDNYPRAHVCYHFVDRDDTVYPEGFAREVEHQIELLESVVITDEEISFLREKCYYLPEWFLTYLRGFRFSREWVKVWQDEDGHLHIEFEGLWADTILLEVKVLAIISELFYMFNEQAQEFDYQELYDKTYRKTERLLEAGCVFSDFGTRRRASLTAEDTAVRAMKDCYDSREWKGRFVGTSNIHLAMKYNLMPVGTMAHEFICAIGGMFGPQMANYMAMEAWRRTYRGALGTYLYDSFGWDIFSYNFSEDFANQFKGLRIDSGDNIEQLEKIIAKYNSFGIDPRDKQVLFSNALDTDKAIEIQRYAENRVKPSFGIGTHFTNDFPHVKPMNIVIKLVAVKITESWPFYNETCKISEDKGKHTGKPEVIKRFMEAIHYEE; from the coding sequence ATGAGACAAATTATTAATCACTTCACAGACGATGATCTTTACAAGCTTACAATGTGCTGTGCTGTCATTGACAACTATCCACGTGCACATGTTTGCTATCATTTTGTTGACCGTGACGACACGGTTTATCCAGAAGGTTTTGCACGTGAAGTGGAACATCAAATAGAGTTATTGGAGTCGGTTGTTATTACCGATGAAGAGATAAGTTTTCTTCGCGAGAAATGTTATTATCTACCAGAGTGGTTCTTAACATACCTCCGTGGATTCCGTTTTTCACGTGAGTGGGTGAAGGTATGGCAGGATGAAGATGGTCATCTTCATATTGAATTTGAAGGATTATGGGCTGACACTATTTTGTTAGAAGTAAAGGTTCTGGCCATTATCTCAGAGTTATTCTATATGTTTAATGAACAAGCTCAAGAGTTTGATTATCAAGAACTATACGATAAGACCTATCGTAAAACAGAACGACTACTTGAGGCGGGGTGTGTCTTCTCAGACTTTGGCACACGTCGTCGTGCCAGCCTTACAGCAGAAGATACTGCTGTTCGTGCTATGAAGGACTGTTATGATAGTCGTGAATGGAAGGGACGCTTTGTCGGCACCAGCAATATTCACCTTGCGATGAAATATAATCTTATGCCTGTCGGAACTATGGCACATGAGTTTATCTGTGCTATTGGTGGTATGTTTGGTCCTCAAATGGCAAACTATATGGCTATGGAAGCATGGCGTAGAACTTATCGAGGTGCATTGGGAACCTACCTTTACGATTCCTTTGGATGGGATATATTCTCTTATAACTTCTCAGAAGACTTTGCAAATCAGTTTAAGGGATTGCGTATAGATTCAGGAGATAATATCGAGCAGTTAGAGAAAATCATTGCTAAATATAACTCTTTCGGAATTGATCCACGAGATAAGCAAGTGTTATTCTCAAATGCATTAGACACTGATAAGGCTATAGAGATACAGCGTTATGCTGAGAATCGAGTAAAACCATCATTTGGTATTGGTACTCACTTCACCAATGACTTCCCTCACGTTAAACCAATGAATATTGTTATCAAGCTTGTAGCCGTTAAAATTACGGAGTCATGGCCATTCTATAACGAAACCTGTAAGATTTCAGAAGATAAAGGTAAACATACTGGTAAGCCTGAAGTTATTAAACGATTTATGGAGGCTATACATTACGAAGAGTAA
- a CDS encoding MATE family efflux transporter: protein MSYQFSKYETHYRNLTYLGVPIIIGQLGNLILNFADTLMIGHHSTEELAAAAFVNNMFTLVIIFAIGFTYAITALVGILYGQEKTHRIGEMMKSATAANTCMAILLSVIMVILYLNIHRLGQPEELLPLIRPYFLIQLVSLPFVCWFNTFRQFTDGITDTKVAMWILVAGNVMNIFGNWILIYGHLGLPELGLIGAGLSTMISRIVMAIVMVGIFFFSKKYREYKKGWSMGSVKYADFKKITVLGIPLALQMGMETAAFSLSSLMVGWFGTESLAAHQVMLTISQLGYMIYYGLAAAVAVRISNFMGQRDYLAVRRTATAGIHLVFLLAILTSVPIFICRHIIGGLFTDNVNVISMVSMTIIPFMIYQFGDGLQCNYANAMRGTANVRPLIWIAFISFFVVSLPLGYLFGVVMNYQLVGVWYAFPFGLTLSGILYYIYYQKGLKKIEDASSSK from the coding sequence ATGTCATATCAATTTTCAAAGTACGAAACACACTACCGAAACCTTACTTATTTAGGCGTTCCAATCATTATCGGACAATTAGGAAACCTTATTCTTAATTTTGCTGATACGCTTATGATTGGTCATCATAGTACAGAGGAATTGGCTGCAGCGGCATTTGTCAATAATATGTTCACACTGGTGATTATCTTTGCTATCGGTTTTACGTATGCTATTACAGCACTCGTCGGAATTTTATATGGTCAAGAGAAGACACATCGTATTGGTGAGATGATGAAAAGTGCTACAGCAGCTAACACTTGTATGGCAATACTTTTGTCTGTCATTATGGTTATTCTTTATCTGAATATTCACCGATTAGGACAGCCAGAAGAATTATTGCCCCTCATTCGACCTTACTTCCTTATTCAGCTTGTTTCCCTCCCTTTTGTCTGCTGGTTTAATACTTTTCGCCAGTTTACCGATGGTATTACGGATACAAAGGTAGCAATGTGGATTCTTGTTGCAGGAAATGTAATGAATATCTTTGGTAATTGGATACTTATTTATGGTCATTTGGGATTACCTGAACTGGGGTTGATCGGTGCTGGCCTCTCCACTATGATATCACGTATTGTGATGGCAATCGTAATGGTTGGTATCTTCTTTTTCAGTAAGAAATATAGAGAATATAAGAAGGGATGGAGCATGGGGTCAGTAAAGTATGCTGATTTTAAGAAAATTACAGTCCTTGGTATTCCTTTGGCACTGCAAATGGGTATGGAAACGGCAGCCTTTAGTCTTTCAAGTCTAATGGTTGGTTGGTTTGGAACAGAATCATTAGCGGCTCATCAGGTTATGTTGACTATTTCACAGTTAGGCTATATGATTTACTATGGATTGGCTGCAGCGGTGGCAGTACGTATCAGTAACTTTATGGGACAGCGTGACTATCTTGCTGTAAGACGAACAGCAACGGCTGGAATTCATTTAGTCTTCTTGCTTGCCATACTAACTTCTGTGCCAATCTTCATTTGCCGTCATATCATTGGTGGACTTTTCACTGATAATGTAAACGTTATTTCAATGGTATCTATGACGATTATTCCGTTTATGATTTATCAGTTTGGTGATGGTTTGCAGTGTAATTATGCTAACGCAATGCGTGGTACAGCCAATGTGCGTCCGCTTATTTGGATTGCCTTTATATCTTTCTTCGTCGTATCTTTGCCTTTAGGCTACCTCTTCGGTGTGGTAATGAACTATCAGCTGGTAGGTGTATGGTATGCCTTCCCATTCGGCTTGACACTCTCAGGAATACTATATTATATCTATTATCAGAAGGGGTTGAAGAAGATAGAAGACGCTTCTTCTTCAAAATAA
- a CDS encoding porin family protein, with product MKKVLFVAAMMFSSVATFAQHAVGSFNLQPKVGVNIANLTEIKDSDPRIGLAAGVEGEYQAGDIFSVSAGVLYSMQGAKQEFSVLNQTFKRTYKLDYINVPIMANVYVTKGLAVKLGVQPGFLVSSTNKAEAKTFLGSGSTTNEIKAKSVDVSIPVGISYEYNNFQLDARYNWGLTKVFENFKDKNSVFQITLGYKFDL from the coding sequence ATGAAAAAAGTTTTATTCGTAGCAGCAATGATGTTTTCGTCAGTAGCTACATTCGCACAGCATGCAGTTGGTTCATTCAATCTTCAGCCAAAGGTTGGTGTTAACATTGCAAACCTCACTGAAATTAAAGATTCAGATCCACGTATTGGGCTTGCTGCAGGTGTAGAAGGTGAGTATCAGGCTGGTGATATTTTTTCTGTAAGTGCAGGAGTTCTCTACTCTATGCAAGGTGCTAAGCAGGAGTTTTCTGTTTTGAATCAGACATTTAAGCGTACATATAAGCTTGATTACATTAACGTTCCAATTATGGCAAACGTTTATGTGACAAAGGGGTTGGCAGTAAAGTTGGGTGTTCAGCCAGGTTTCTTGGTTAGTAGCACTAATAAGGCGGAAGCTAAAACATTCCTTGGATCAGGAAGTACTACTAATGAGATTAAAGCAAAGTCAGTTGACGTCTCTATTCCTGTAGGTATTTCTTACGAGTACAACAACTTCCAGCTTGATGCCCGTTACAACTGGGGCTTGACTAAGGTTTTTGAGAACTTCAAGGATAAGAACAGCGTATTCCAGATTACTTTGGGCTACAAGTTTGACTTGTAA
- a CDS encoding 2-hydroxyacid dehydrogenase: MRIAFFDAKSYDIESFNDVNKDYNFDIRYYQERLSISTVPLAKGADVVCIFVNAECDARVIDELVNNGVKLIALRCAGFNNVDLKAAEGRIKVTHVPAYSPHAVAEYAVALMLSLNRKIYRAVNRTRDGNFTLHGLLGFDMHGKTAGVVGMGRIAKELIKILHGFGMNIIAYDLYPDQEFAKQYDVKIVQLDELYANSDIISLHCPLTPDTKFLINQESIGKMKKGVMIINTGRGQLIHTEDLIEGLRTKQVGSAGLDVYEEEKEYFYEDKSDKMIDDDVLARLLMVPNVVLTSHQAFFTKEALYNIAVSTLSSVKEFSEDKELSCEVK, translated from the coding sequence ATGAGGATAGCATTTTTTGACGCAAAGTCGTATGACATCGAGTCTTTCAATGATGTAAACAAGGATTATAATTTCGATATTCGCTATTATCAAGAGCGTCTCAGTATTAGTACTGTGCCTTTGGCAAAGGGTGCAGACGTGGTTTGTATTTTCGTAAATGCAGAGTGTGATGCAAGGGTTATTGATGAGTTGGTGAATAATGGTGTTAAACTTATTGCGCTTCGTTGTGCTGGTTTCAATAATGTTGACCTTAAGGCTGCTGAGGGGCGTATTAAGGTGACACACGTACCAGCTTACTCTCCACATGCTGTAGCTGAGTATGCTGTAGCATTGATGCTAAGTCTTAATCGTAAGATTTATCGTGCTGTGAACCGTACACGTGATGGAAATTTCACATTACATGGTTTGTTAGGCTTCGACATGCATGGTAAGACAGCAGGTGTTGTTGGTATGGGTCGTATTGCCAAAGAACTTATTAAGATTCTGCATGGCTTCGGTATGAACATTATAGCATACGATCTCTATCCAGATCAGGAGTTTGCAAAACAGTATGATGTAAAGATTGTTCAGCTTGACGAACTTTATGCTAATAGTGATATTATCTCACTTCACTGCCCATTGACACCAGATACTAAGTTCCTTATTAATCAGGAAAGTATTGGTAAGATGAAGAAGGGTGTGATGATTATCAATACTGGTCGTGGTCAGCTAATCCATACAGAAGACCTTATCGAAGGATTGCGTACAAAGCAGGTGGGTTCAGCTGGTCTTGACGTTTATGAGGAAGAGAAGGAGTACTTCTATGAGGATAAGAGCGATAAGATGATAGATGATGATGTATTGGCTCGTTTGTTGATGGTCCCAAACGTTGTGTTAACCTCGCATCAGGCTTTCTTTACTAAGGAAGCACTCTACAATATTGCTGTTTCAACTCTTAGCAGTGTAAAAGAATTCTCAGAAGACAAGGAACTTAGTTGTGAAGTAAAGTAA